The Nitrospiria bacterium DNA window GCGAAGGCTGGATTATCTCGACCCCTTCCTGCTGCTCGATCACTTTGCGTCCGCCAACGCCCGTGATTATGAGGCCGGATTCCCCCTCCATCCTCACCGAGGAATCGAAACGGTCACCTACGTGCTGAGGGGGGAAGTGCGGCACCGGGACACCCTCGGAAACTCCGGAAGCATCGGGGCCGGGGACGTTCAGTGGATGACGGCCGGCCGCGGCATCATGCACGAGGAAATGCCGCAGGTGCGTCCCGAAGGAATCGCCGGATTCCAACTCTGGGTGAATCTGCCGGCGAAGCTCAAGATGACCCCGCCGCGCTACCAGGACATCCGTTCCGGCGAGATTCCTGAAATCGAAAAAGAAGGCGGGGCGAGGCTCCGGGTCATTGCGGGCACGGTGGGCGTGGTCCAGGGACCCGTCACCGGTATCGCCGCGGATCCCACTTACATCGATGTCTTCGTTCCCGCTCATGCCTCGTTCCGTCAGCCGATCGCACGGGGACACACGGCATTTACCTACGTTTTTGAAGGCGAGGCCAAATTCGCCGGTGAGGATCAGCAGGATGGAACCCCGATTTCCAACCCGCGACTGGTCGTCCTGGCCGACGGCGATTACGTAAAGGTGATCACGGGCGAGACCCCGGTCCGGTTTCTGTTGGTTTCGGGAAAACCGCTGCACGAGCCCATCGCGCGGTACGGCCCGTTTGTGATGAACACAAAAGAAGAGATCGAGCAAACGCTTCGCGAACTCCGTGAGGGAACGTTCGTCACGACTTGATCGGATAAAGCCAAAAGGAGAATGCCATGTATGCCATTACAGGAGCCACGGGGAATACGGGGCGGCGGATCGCGGAGACCCTCCTATCCAATGGAAAAAAGGTCCGGGTGATCGGGCGGGATGCTGCGCGATTGAAACCGCTCGTTGAGAAAGGCGCCGAACCGCTTACCGGGTCTCTGGAAGACGCCGCGGCAATGACCCGCGCCTTCGCCGGCATGAAGGCGGTCTACGCCATCATCCCGCCGAACCCCGCGGCCAAAGATCTGCGAGCTTACCAAAACCAGGTCGGCGAGGCGCTGGGAGCGGCCATCGCAAACGCGCGCGTTCCGCACGTCGTCAACTTGAGCAGCATCGGCGCGCATCGGTCCGACAAGGTCGGGCCGGTGAACGGACTCTACGATCAGGAGCAGCGTCTGAACAAATTAAACGAGGTCCATGTCGTTCACCTTCGGCCCGGCTATTTCATGGAAAACCTTTTCTGGAACATCGACATGATTAAAACCATGGGGATCAACGGCAGCCCGCTAAAACCGGACCTTCCCGTTACGATGATCGCGACCCAGGATATCGCGGCCGAGGCCGCGAGGCTGCTTCTGGATCTGAAATTCACCGGAAAATCGGTGAAGGAGCTGCTGGGCCAGCGGGACGTCTCGATGGCCGAGGCCACCCGGGCCCTTGGAAAGGCGATCGGCAAACCGGATCTCAAGTACATCCAGTTCCCTTACGAAGAGGCCGAGAAGGCGATGCTCGGGATGGGTCTGTCCGTTAGCGTTGTGAAAAATTACATCGAGATGTACCGCGCCTTCAACGACGGCATCGTCCGATCGACCGAGAACCGCTCGACGGCCAACACGTCGCCGACCTCGATCGAGGAATTTGCAAAACAGTTCGCGGCCGCCTACAAGGGCGCGGCGCATTAAGGAGGACGGTTCGATGACGCGCGCGATTCTGATCGATCAATACGGCGGTCCGGATGTCCTTCAATGGAAGGAGGTTCCGGTGTCCGCCCCCGGTCCCGGCGAAGCGCTCGTGCGACAGACCGCGGTCGGCGTCAATTTCATCGATATTTACCACCGCCGCGGCCTCTATCCGCTTCCCTCATTGCCGGCCGGCATCGGGTCGGAGGCGGCCGGGCGGGTCGAGGCCGTCGGGCCGGGTGTTGTCGAAGTGGCGGAGGGCGACCGCGTGGCGTATGCCGGCGGCCCGATAGGGGCCTACAGCGAGGCCCGGGTGATGCCGGTGCACCGCCTCGTGAAACTGTCCGACGGCGTCTCGGACCGGCAGGCCGCGGCGATGATGCTCAAGGGGATGACGGCCGAGTATCTCCTCCGCCGGGCGTTTACCGTCAAACCCGGCGACACGATCCTCATCCATGCCGCCGCGGGCGGCGTGGGGACGATCGCTTGCCAATGGGCCAAACGACTCGGCGCAAAGGTGATCGGCACGGTCGGAACCCGAAAGAAGGCCGAGATCGCATCGGCCCATGGTTGCGACCACGTGATCGTGACGGAAGAGGAAGACTTCGTCGCGCGGGTGCGCGAGGCCACCCGCGGCGAGGGCGTCCCGGTGGTGTATGATTCCGTCGGGCAGGACACCTTCATGCGCTCGCTGGACTGCCTGGGGCCGCGAGGCCTGCTGGTCAGCTACGGACAGTCATCGGGAATGGTCCCGCCGCTGGACATCACGATCCTGTCGGCGAAGGGGTCCCTGTTTCTCACCCGGCCGACATTGGCGCACTACACCGGGAAGCGCGAAGAATTATTGGCGAGCGCCGCGGCGCTGTTCGACGCAGTGCTCCACGACGGCGTGAAGATCGAGATCGGCCAGACCTACCCGCTCCAGGATGCCGCGAAGGCGCATGCCGATCTCGAAGCGCGCAAAACAACCGGGTCGACCGTTTTGATTCCGTGATGGGCGGATCCGCGGACGGCCGTTCATCACACTCGCTTCGTACCATGAAACAACCCAAGCGCAGACGCTGCTGGAACAGCACCAACCTCCTTCTGCTGGATTATCACGACAACGAGTGGGGCGCTCCCGCGCGGGACGACCGGCTCCTTTTCGAGCACCTGATTTTGGGAGGATTTCAGGCCGGGCTCTCGTGGGGCATGATCCTCAACAAGCGGGAAAACTTCCGCAAGGCCTTTGCGGCTTTCGATCCCCGCCGGGTCGCCGGGTTCAAGGAACGGGAGATCCGAAGGCTCCTCTCGGATCCGGGGATCGTCCGGAACCGCGTGAAAATTCAAGCCGCGATCGGAAACGCCCGGGCCTTTATCCGGGTCCAGATGGAATTTGGGAGTTTCGCCAACTACGCCTGGGATTTCATCGGCGGGAAACCGATCCGCAAAAAACATCCCGGCGGAGACCTCCCCGCACGCACGCCGGAGTCGGATGCCTTCTCGGAGGATTTAAAGACCCGCGGCTTCCGGTTCGTCGGCTCGACGATCGTCTACGCCTTCATGCAGAGCGTGGGACTGGTGAACGACCACCGCGCGGGATGCTGGAGATTGAAAAACAAGGACGGTTGAGTCACGAATGTTGATATTGCATCCTCCCGAAGCCCCCTGCCCCGAAAAGCCCTGATGACCATTCAACCGGCAATCTATAGTCTTAACGGTTTGATCGGGGTGAGAACCGCGGCGGGATCTTTCTTCCAGACCGACGGATCGGCGTCGACATAGAGTTCCACCTCGTTGCCGTCCGGATCGAGCAGATACAGGCTCTGGCTCACGGTATGATCGCTCGCGCCGGTGATCGTCACGCCGGCTTTCTGCAACTCCTTCAACGCCGCACGCAGTTCCTCCATCGAATCACCGATCTTGATCCCGATGTGGTAAAGCCCGACCCGGTGGCCCGTCAAGGGACCCGGCGCCTCGCCGACTTCGATGAACAGAAACTCATGGTGCGTCCGGCCGGAGGTCAGCGCGGCCGCTTGACCGTCGAAAACCCGGCCGACCTCGCGGAATCCCAGCAGGTCGCGGTAGAAGGCCAGCGATCGTTCGAGGTTCTTCACATAGAACACCACATGTCCGAGATAATGCGCTTTCATGGTTTCCAACCTCCGTGGCTCGGTCTTTTCGCTTTGTTACTATAAACGCGCGCGGGCCTTCCGGGCAAGGAAAACCGAAAATGATGTTCCTGCGGACCCCTTCCACGGCGGCTTGCGCCGGTGCCCCGCGGATGAAAATGGTTGAAGCGAGGACATGCGTCAGGTATGATTGTTTTTTGTCGTTTGTCGATCATAATCCGAAACCCTTTGGGAAAAAATGACACCGAGAGACCCCATCATCGAAGCGCGCGCGGTGGAAAAGATTTTCGTTCAACCCGACGGTCACAAGATCCAGATCATCGCACCGACGGATCTGGTCATCTATCCGGATCAAATCGTCGCCTTGCTCGGTCCTTCCGGATCGGGAAAGTCCACCTTGCTTCGCATCCTGACCGGGCTCGTGCCGCCGTCCGCGGGCGAGTTGTTCTGGCACGGCCGTCCGTTCAACGGCCAGATCCCGAATGTGTCCATTGTCTTTCAGAGCTTCGCGCTCTTCCCTTGGCTCACGGTGCTGGATAACGTGGAGGCTCCGCTTCAGGCGCGCGGGGTCCCGGTCGCTGAACGCCACAGGCGCGCGTTGAAGATTCTGGACACCGTCGGCCTGGATGGATTCGAGGCGGCTTACCCGAAGGAGCTCTCCGGCGGCATGAAACAGCGCGTGGGCTTTGCACGGGCTCTGGCCGTGGAACCGGAGCTGCTCTTCATGGACGAACCGTTTTCAGCGCTGGACGTCCTGACGGCCGAAAACCTCCGCGGGGAACTGTTGGAGCTGTGGCTCAGCAAGAAAATGCCGACGCGCGCAATCTTCTTCGTCACGCACAACATTGAGGAGGCGATGTTGCTGGCCGACCGCATTATCGTGCTCGACCGAAATCCCGCGCGGGTCCGAGAAGATTTTGAGGTAAGCCTGGCGCGCCCGCGCAATCGCCAGGCCGAGCGGTTCGTCGAGCTGGTGGACTATGTCTATAAAGTATTGACCCAGCCGAAACTGGAACACACGTTGCCCCTTCCCGGAGCCAAGCCGGTTACGGAGGGCGAGCCGTCCCCCGGCAAGTACCCGATGCTGCCGCACGCCCGGCCGGGCGGCATCGCGGGATTGCTCGAGCTCCTGCTCGATCGCGGAGGACGGGATGATCTCTACCACCTGGCCGAAGAACTGGTCATGGAGGTGGATCAACTGCTGCCGATTATCGAAGCGGCCGCGCTGCTGCATTTTGCCCGCTTGCAGGAGGGCGACGTGCAGGTCACACCCGAAGGCCGCACCTTCGCCGAGGCCGACATCCTCACGCGCAAAGTCCTTTTCCGGAAGGCCGCGCTCCAACACGCCCTCCTCCTTCGTCAGGTCGAACGGGCCCTCAAGGCCCGATCCGACCACACGCTGCCGGATGACTTTTTTCGGGACATCCTCGATGAACACTTCAGCGAAGAAGAAACGCAACTACAGCTTGAAACCGCGATTCACTGGGGACGTTATGCCGAGATCTTCGACTACGACGCGAATCGTAAAAGGCTTTTTTTGACCGAAGCATAGCACCGGATGGAACGGGAACGATTTCGCACTCGACCCCAACGTAACGGCAGCCGATGACCAAGCCGATCTTGGACAGAGCCATCTTCCACGAACGCACGGGACCATTCCTCATCGATGTCCTGATTTTCGGCGGGGTGATGGCGGGCTTCTACGGTCTTCTCATGATCGCCCAGACATGGTTCGGACCGTTCCGGCCCACGGTCGCGATTTCTCGAAATCCTTGGACCCTCCCCGCGTACGCCGGCTATTCGCTGTTGCGCATGCTTCTCGCGTATGGTCTCAGTCTCCTCTTCTCAATCGTGTACGGCTATATCGCCGCATACAACGCGAAGGCCGAACGTTTTATGATCCCGCTGCTGGACATTCTGCAGTCCATCCCCGTGCTGAGCTTCCTGCCCGGCGTGGTCCTGGCCATGGTGGCCCTCTTTCCCAGTCACCAGTTCGGTCTCGAGCTGGGCTCGATTCTGCTCATTTTCACCGGCCAGGTCTGGAACATGACCTTCAGTTTCTATGCCTCACTCAAAGGCATCCCGCAAGAGCTTCGCGAAGCCGCCCGCGTCTATCGTTTCAATGGGTGGCAGTGCTTCACGCAACTTGAATTGCCCTACGCGGCCATCGGGCTCATCTGGAATTCCATGATGTCGGTGGCGGGAGGGTGGTTCTTCCTGATGGCCTGTGAGATGTTTGTGCTGGGGGAGCGCGACTTCCGACTGCCCGGCTTGGGTTCCTATTTGCAAACGGCGGCGAGCGCGGGGGATACCCGCGCCATCGCGTGGGGGCTCGGCGCGATGATCAGCATCATCGTCTTGCTGGATCAACTCCTCTGGCGTCCGGTGATCGCTTGGGCAGAGAAGTTCAAATTGGAACAGGTCGAGAGCGGAAGGGTTCCGCGACCGGCCGTGCTGAGGTTCCTGCGCCGGTCATCCGTGCTGACCTACCTCAAGCGCAGGGCATTCGATCCGGGAAGCGAACGGTTGGGGCTGTATTTTGCGCGACACGCCGACCGACCGGCCACGTCCCTTCCCCTGTCGGCATGGCGGATTTGGAGAGATCGGATTCTCGTTTTCGTGTTGCTGGCCGCGGTGGGCTATGGGATTACGCGTGGGGGTCTGATGCTGACCGGGCTCACCCGCCCCGAGATCGCGGAGATCGTGCGCGGGACGGGGGCGACCCTGCTTCGGGTCATGGCGGCGCTGTTCATCGGGGCGGCCTGGACGATTCCCGCGGGCGTTGCCATCGGTTTCAACCCACGCCTGGCCCGCGTGGCCCAGCCACTGGCACAGATTGCAGCCTCCGTTCCGGCCACGGCGCTCTTTCCGGTGGTGTTACTTGTGCTGATTCATGCGGGTGGCGGATTGGGCATCGGGTCGGTGGTGTTAATGTTGCTGGGCACTCAGTGGTATATCCTTTTCAATGTGATTGCCGGGGCGATGGCCATTCCGAACGACCTCAAAGAAGCGGCGAGCGTTTTTCGGTTGGGAAACGCGGACCGCTGGCGGCGGCTGATTCTGCCGGGTATTTTCCCTCATCTCATCACCGGATTGGTGACCGCCGCCGGAGGCGCGTGGAACGCCAGCATCGTTGCCGAATATTTTCATTTCAAGGGCCAGATCCTCATGACCACGGGCCTGGGCGCCACCATCAGCCAAGCCACGGATAAGGGCAATTTCGATCTTTTACTGGCTGCAACAATCGTCATGTCCATCATGGTTGTAATGATCAACCGCCTGGTGTGGCGAAGGTTCTACCGGCTGGCCGAGACACGATTCAAGCTGGAGACCTGAAAATGCATCCCTCAAAAGCGCCCGTTTTAAAATCGCGGCTCATTCTTGCATGGCCGGATTCGGCTCCTCCACTTCGAATCCCAAGTCCTTGATCATCCGCCAGGCATCCTCCGGTTTTTGGCCCGGAGTCGTAAGGTAGCCGCCGACGAAAAGCGAGTCGCCGATATAAAGCGCCTGGGCCTGGAGCGACCGCAGGCTGTGCTCGCGGCCGCCCGCGATCCGAATCTCGGTCTTCGGATGGACGAACCGGAAGAGCGAAAGGATCTTGAGGCATCGCGCCGGGGCCGGGGGTGTCCGTGCGCCCAACGGCGTGCCCTCGACGGGATGCAGAAAGTTGATCGGGATGGAATCGGGTCCGATTTCACGTAGCGCGAAGGCCAGATCGATCAGGTCGTCGTCCGCCTCTCCCATTCCGGCGATGCCGCCGGAGCAGAGTTCCAGACCGGCTTCGCGAGCGTTCCGGAGCGTGTCGACCCGGTCCCGGTAGGTATGGGTCGTGCAAATTTCTTTGTGGAAGCCTTCGCTCGTGTTCAGGTTGTGATTGACCCGGTCCACGCCGGCTTCTTTCAGGATCCTCGCGTCGTCCGGCGTGAGAAGTCCCAGCGAGCAGCAAAGCGCAAGCGGCGTTTCTTGTTTGATGGTCCGGACGGCCGACGCGATCTCGGCCATTTCCCTGGGGCGCGGCCCGCGGCCGGAGATCACGATGCAGTACCTTAAGGCTTTGGCCGCAACGGCGCGTCGGGCGCCGTCCAAAATCTCCTCTTTCGAGAGGAGCGGATAGTGATCGATATCGGCCTTCGAACTGCGCGATTGGGAACAGTAATGGCAGTCCTCCTCACAGAGACCGCTTTTCGCGTTGATCAGCATATGGAGTTTGACCCGGCGGCCCGAATTCGCGAACCGGACCCGCCAAGCGGCCTGGATAAGGTCCGGCAATTGGTCATCGGACGCTTTCAACACGGTCCGGGCTTCTTCCCGCGTCGGACATTCTCCACGCAGGGCTTTATCCGCTAGGATTTGGAACATCGTTCATCCTCCTCTCGTTTTCAACCTTCTTTGAACATTCGGATCGGGGTCGTGATGGAACGATCACCGGCGCACTACACGGGCTCCGCCTTGCGGATAATACGGGAAGGGGACCATTCGCGCATGATGGGCGAGGCCTCATAACTGTTCCAATGACCGCAGCGGGGACAACGTCCGGACCACTGATGCGCGTGATAATCACAGAGGGGACAGTAATAGGGAACCAGCACGCGCTTTCGGAGACCGAGGGCTTTTTTAAACTCGTCCACCGCGGCATCCACGTTTCCTTTTCGAAGATATAGATTCCCCAGAAGCTTGTGAAGGTCGGGCATCTTCTCGTGGCCGGGATCCAAGGCGGCCAGAACCTCGAACGCCTCGTCCACCATCTCAAGGCGGTAGTAAAGTTTTCCAAGATAAAACCGGAGAATCAGATTGTCCGGCTCCCGGTTGACGGCCTCCTGGTACAGGTTGAGAACCCTCGCCGGTTGGTCCAGCTCCAGGTAAAGATCCTCCAAACGATGAAGCAGGAGAATGCTGGAAGTCATCTCATAGGCTTTTTGCCAAAGCTCGCCGGCATCCTTCAACTTGCCTTCGTCCACCAGAATCTCTCCCAAACCCATATAGCCCGGGATGAAACCGCGGTTCAACTTGATCGCCCCCCGGAAATAGCGCCGGGCACGGTCCCGCTCACCCTTTTCGAGCAGCTGGCGGCCGATCTCATACTTGATTCCTTCAAACCACAATTGCTCGTTCTTCAACTCTTCCGGACGCAGCGACCCCTGAAGGATCTTCTCCTGGACGTCATGGGCTTCCTCCCAACGGGACAGCTTTACGAACAGATCCCGAAGGCGGATAAAAACCGTCAGACCGCTCCCGGCTTGCCGGCGCATCTCCTGAAGCAGTTGCACCGATTCGTCCAACCGTTTGGATTCCTCCAGATCCTTGGCCAGGGCCAGGAGGATTTCCATGTTGTTTTCTTCCAGGTTCCGGGCTTTGCGGTGGAGTCGGATCGCCTCGGTCGCGTTCCCCTGAGCGCGGTACAGATTTCCCAGGCGGAGGAGGGCCGGAACATGATTGGGATTCAACAGGAGGATCTTTTGAAACAGGCCGACCGCATCTTCAAATCGTTTCGAGATTTTCGCGTTGACCGCCAATTGCAGCAACTCATGGATTCGCTCATCCCGCTGCTTGGTCCTCGCCTGCCGCCAGCCGCGGAACAGGTGTTTGATCTCGGCAAAGCCGGCCGCGACGATGGCCAACAACCCGCCGAGGGCCATCGACATCAGGACCAGTGCCACGGTTGGAACATCCAGAAAAAGTTCGGGAGAGAGACGGAGGGTCGTATGACCGGGGTTAAAATAGGCCAGCCACGCCACGCAGGCGGTCAGAATGACAAAGCCCAGACTCAAAACAATTAAACGCATACATCAGCCTTTGTTCGCGCGCAGCCTGCCTCCTTCTTTAGCTGCCTTCAGCTTGCTGACCTGTGGTTCAAGCCCGTTCGGTAGCTCTCGCTTCAAATCCAACCGGGGCGCATCACCCCACAGTCGCTCCAGGGCGTAAAAAGACCGGACATCCTCCTTGAAGATATGGACGAGGATGTCGCTGTAATCCATCAGGATCCAGCGGCCGGTTTCCTCACCCTCCGTACTGTAAAGATGGCAGCCTTGCCGGGACAGTGTATCGTCGATATGGTCTCGAATCGCCCGGACCTGCCGATGCGATTCGGCCGAACAGATGACGAAATACTCCGCGACCGTCGTCAACCCGCCGACCTTGAACACGATCAGATCGGATGCCTTCTTTTCCAAAGCCGCCTGGGCTGCCCGCAGGCTTTTTTCTCGAGAGTTGACCGTCGATGCTCCGATTGATCCTGAACCTTTTTTCAGGATGAGTGGGCGGTGCGTTCATATAAACGATGTTTCATTATATAGGATTCGACGAGGGGTGGCAAGAGGTTTTTGATCCGTTTTCCGCCGCAAAGATGATCCCGAATCTGGGTCGCCGAAACGTCATGGGCCTTCACGCGCATCAGGATCAGCCGCGTGTCGGGTGTCAGGGGAAGTTCGTACCGGCGACGGCGCCCCTGATCCAATTCCCGCAGAGGTTTCGGGTCGGCGTTGCCCGGAATATCCAACCGGGGCAGGTCGGCGAAAAGGAACCCCGGACGGGACACCACGACCAGATGGCATCGCGCCTTAAGCTCGTCCGGCGAGCGCCAGGTGTGAAATTCCATGAAGGCGTCCAGCCCCAGAATCAAGTAGAACTCGGTCCCTTTGGGGTAATTCCGTTCCAGCACCCTGACGGTTTCAATCGTATAGGATTTCCCCCGGCGCCTCACCTCCAGATCGGACACCTCCAGATCGGGATGCGCCCGGACCGAAAGACGGACCATATCAAGGCGGTGTTTGGCCGGAGGAATTTTGCTCCCTGTTTTGTGCGGAGGCCGGCCGGCCGGGATGAGAAGGACGCGGTCCAGACCGATCGCTTTTCGGACGCCCTCCGCGATCGCCAGATGGCCGCGATGAATGGGATTGAATGTTCCGCCGAAGATGCCGACGCGCAACGGCCTTGTCATTCCCTCAATTGCCCTTCGCCCAGGACGATGTACTTGGTGGTGGTGAGTTCTTCAAGGCCCATCGGTCCGCGGGCATGGATCCGGCTGGTCGAGATCCCGATCTCGGCTCCGAGTCCGAACTGGTATCCGTCGTTCAGCCGCGTGGATGCGTTGACGAAGACGGCGCAGGCGTCCACTTCGTTTAGGAACCGCCGGGCCCGGACGTAATCACGCGTGACGATCGCCTCGGAATGTTGGGAGCCGTAGCGGGCGATATGCTCCATCGCTTCGTCCAGGCTTTTCACGATTTTCACCGATAGAATCAGGTCCAGATATTCGGTCGTCCAGTCCTCCTCGTCCGCTTCCTTGATTCCGGAAATGATCGCGCGCGTCTTGGAGCAACCGCGGACCTCGACCCCGGCATCCTGAAGGGCCCGGATCATCCCGGGCAAAAAGGCCGGCGCGACGTCTTCATGCACGAGCAGGGTCTCCATGGCGTTGCAGGTCCCCGGCCGCTGGACCTTGGCATTGAAGCAGATCGCCCGGGCCATCGAAAGATCCGCGCCCTCGTCCACATAGGTATGGCAGAGCCCTTTGTCGTGCTTGATGACCGGAATGCGGGAATGTTCCGTCACGGTCTTCATCAGGGCCTCCCCGCCGCGGGGGATGATCAGGTCAATCAGCGCATCCAGTTTCAGCATCTCCATCACGGCCTGTCGGTCCGGACTGTCCAGAAAGGCCACGCAACCCTCCGGCAGCCCGCTGGCGGCGCCGGCCGTGGATAAAATCTGAACGATCGCCGCGTTGGAATGGACCGCCTCGGAACCGCCGCGAAGCACCACGGCGTTGCCGGCCTTGAGGCAGAGACCCGCGGCGTCGGCCGTGACGTTGGGCCGCGATTCGTACACGATTCCGATCACTCCGATCGGAACGCGGACGCGACCCACCTGCATCCCGTTCGGCCGTCGGACCATTTTAATCACCTCGCCGACCGGATCGGGCAACGTCGCCACATCGTGAAGGCCCGCCGCCATTTCGCCGATCCGCTTCGTGTTCAGCGTCAACCGATCGACCATGGCTCCGGGAAGACCCCGTCGGTCGGCCTCCTGCAAATCCTTCGCGTTGGCTGAAAGAAGCGCCGAGGCTTGGTCCACCAGCGCGTCGGCCATTTTAAGAAGCGCGGTGTTCTTGACGGTCGAGGATACCGCGGCCAACTTCCGAGCCGCCGTCTTCGCCCCTCGTGCCTTCTCGGTTACATAGGAACGGATATCCATGTTTTACCCCTCAGGGGCAGACCGCCGTGTCTGCCCGGAATGAACAGCGGGCGAACCCGCAGGTTCGCCCCTACAATATTACAAGATTGTCCCGATGAATCACTTCATCGTAATCGTTCCGTCCCAGGATCTTGGCGATCTCCGCCGTCTTGGCCCCTTTGATCTTTTCGACATGGTCGGACGAATAGTTAACCAACCCCTTGGCCACTTCCCGCCCTTTCGAATCGATACAGGTCACGGCGTCCCCGGCCTGAAAGCGGCCCTCCACCCGGACGATCCCGGAAGGGAGAAGACTCTTCCCCTTCGCCGTCAAAGCCTCCACCGCGCCGGCGTCGAGGGACAATCGTCCCTTGGTCCGGCTCGTGAAGGCAATCCAATGTTTCCGGCTGTTCCGCCGGCCGCGCGACGGAAGAAACAACGTTCCGACCGGATTCCCTTTCAGGATCTCGGTCAACACACCGGACTTCCTCCCGCTGGCGATCACGGTCGGCACACCGTAGGTCGCCACGTCCCGCGCCGTCTGAACCTTGGAGCGCATGCCGCCGGTTCCCTCCCGCGTCGTGGTATCCCTGGCGAGACGCTCCGTCT harbors:
- a CDS encoding pirin family protein, with product MKSLPRKIETIIEPETVMEGAGVRLKRSIATRRLDYLDPFLLLDHFASANARDYEAGFPLHPHRGIETVTYVLRGEVRHRDTLGNSGSIGAGDVQWMTAGRGIMHEEMPQVRPEGIAGFQLWVNLPAKLKMTPPRYQDIRSGEIPEIEKEGGARLRVIAGTVGVVQGPVTGIAADPTYIDVFVPAHASFRQPIARGHTAFTYVFEGEAKFAGEDQQDGTPISNPRLVVLADGDYVKVITGETPVRFLLVSGKPLHEPIARYGPFVMNTKEEIEQTLRELREGTFVTT
- a CDS encoding NAD(P)H-binding protein, translating into MYAITGATGNTGRRIAETLLSNGKKVRVIGRDAARLKPLVEKGAEPLTGSLEDAAAMTRAFAGMKAVYAIIPPNPAAKDLRAYQNQVGEALGAAIANARVPHVVNLSSIGAHRSDKVGPVNGLYDQEQRLNKLNEVHVVHLRPGYFMENLFWNIDMIKTMGINGSPLKPDLPVTMIATQDIAAEAARLLLDLKFTGKSVKELLGQRDVSMAEATRALGKAIGKPDLKYIQFPYEEAEKAMLGMGLSVSVVKNYIEMYRAFNDGIVRSTENRSTANTSPTSIEEFAKQFAAAYKGAAH
- a CDS encoding quinone oxidoreductase, whose protein sequence is MTRAILIDQYGGPDVLQWKEVPVSAPGPGEALVRQTAVGVNFIDIYHRRGLYPLPSLPAGIGSEAAGRVEAVGPGVVEVAEGDRVAYAGGPIGAYSEARVMPVHRLVKLSDGVSDRQAAAMMLKGMTAEYLLRRAFTVKPGDTILIHAAAGGVGTIACQWAKRLGAKVIGTVGTRKKAEIASAHGCDHVIVTEEEDFVARVREATRGEGVPVVYDSVGQDTFMRSLDCLGPRGLLVSYGQSSGMVPPLDITILSAKGSLFLTRPTLAHYTGKREELLASAAALFDAVLHDGVKIEIGQTYPLQDAAKAHADLEARKTTGSTVLIP
- a CDS encoding DNA-3-methyladenine glycosylase I, giving the protein MKQPKRRRCWNSTNLLLLDYHDNEWGAPARDDRLLFEHLILGGFQAGLSWGMILNKRENFRKAFAAFDPRRVAGFKEREIRRLLSDPGIVRNRVKIQAAIGNARAFIRVQMEFGSFANYAWDFIGGKPIRKKHPGGDLPARTPESDAFSEDLKTRGFRFVGSTIVYAFMQSVGLVNDHRAGCWRLKNKDG
- a CDS encoding VOC family protein; this encodes MKAHYLGHVVFYVKNLERSLAFYRDLLGFREVGRVFDGQAAALTSGRTHHEFLFIEVGEAPGPLTGHRVGLYHIGIKIGDSMEELRAALKELQKAGVTITGASDHTVSQSLYLLDPDGNEVELYVDADPSVWKKDPAAVLTPIKPLRL
- a CDS encoding nitrate/sulfonate/bicarbonate ABC transporter ATP-binding protein, with product MTPRDPIIEARAVEKIFVQPDGHKIQIIAPTDLVIYPDQIVALLGPSGSGKSTLLRILTGLVPPSAGELFWHGRPFNGQIPNVSIVFQSFALFPWLTVLDNVEAPLQARGVPVAERHRRALKILDTVGLDGFEAAYPKELSGGMKQRVGFARALAVEPELLFMDEPFSALDVLTAENLRGELLELWLSKKMPTRAIFFVTHNIEEAMLLADRIIVLDRNPARVREDFEVSLARPRNRQAERFVELVDYVYKVLTQPKLEHTLPLPGAKPVTEGEPSPGKYPMLPHARPGGIAGLLELLLDRGGRDDLYHLAEELVMEVDQLLPIIEAAALLHFARLQEGDVQVTPEGRTFAEADILTRKVLFRKAALQHALLLRQVERALKARSDHTLPDDFFRDILDEHFSEEETQLQLETAIHWGRYAEIFDYDANRKRLFLTEA
- a CDS encoding ABC transporter permease subunit, which produces MTKPILDRAIFHERTGPFLIDVLIFGGVMAGFYGLLMIAQTWFGPFRPTVAISRNPWTLPAYAGYSLLRMLLAYGLSLLFSIVYGYIAAYNAKAERFMIPLLDILQSIPVLSFLPGVVLAMVALFPSHQFGLELGSILLIFTGQVWNMTFSFYASLKGIPQELREAARVYRFNGWQCFTQLELPYAAIGLIWNSMMSVAGGWFFLMACEMFVLGERDFRLPGLGSYLQTAASAGDTRAIAWGLGAMISIIVLLDQLLWRPVIAWAEKFKLEQVESGRVPRPAVLRFLRRSSVLTYLKRRAFDPGSERLGLYFARHADRPATSLPLSAWRIWRDRILVFVLLAAVGYGITRGGLMLTGLTRPEIAEIVRGTGATLLRVMAALFIGAAWTIPAGVAIGFNPRLARVAQPLAQIAASVPATALFPVVLLVLIHAGGGLGIGSVVLMLLGTQWYILFNVIAGAMAIPNDLKEAASVFRLGNADRWRRLILPGIFPHLITGLVTAAGGAWNASIVAEYFHFKGQILMTTGLGATISQATDKGNFDLLLAATIVMSIMVVMINRLVWRRFYRLAETRFKLET
- the bioB gene encoding biotin synthase BioB yields the protein MFQILADKALRGECPTREEARTVLKASDDQLPDLIQAAWRVRFANSGRRVKLHMLINAKSGLCEEDCHYCSQSRSSKADIDHYPLLSKEEILDGARRAVAAKALRYCIVISGRGPRPREMAEIASAVRTIKQETPLALCCSLGLLTPDDARILKEAGVDRVNHNLNTSEGFHKEICTTHTYRDRVDTLRNAREAGLELCSGGIAGMGEADDDLIDLAFALREIGPDSIPINFLHPVEGTPLGARTPPAPARCLKILSLFRFVHPKTEIRIAGGREHSLRSLQAQALYIGDSLFVGGYLTTPGQKPEDAWRMIKDLGFEVEEPNPAMQE
- a CDS encoding tetratricopeptide repeat protein → MRLIVLSLGFVILTACVAWLAYFNPGHTTLRLSPELFLDVPTVALVLMSMALGGLLAIVAAGFAEIKHLFRGWRQARTKQRDERIHELLQLAVNAKISKRFEDAVGLFQKILLLNPNHVPALLRLGNLYRAQGNATEAIRLHRKARNLEENNMEILLALAKDLEESKRLDESVQLLQEMRRQAGSGLTVFIRLRDLFVKLSRWEEAHDVQEKILQGSLRPEELKNEQLWFEGIKYEIGRQLLEKGERDRARRYFRGAIKLNRGFIPGYMGLGEILVDEGKLKDAGELWQKAYEMTSSILLLHRLEDLYLELDQPARVLNLYQEAVNREPDNLILRFYLGKLYYRLEMVDEAFEVLAALDPGHEKMPDLHKLLGNLYLRKGNVDAAVDEFKKALGLRKRVLVPYYCPLCDYHAHQWSGRCPRCGHWNSYEASPIMREWSPSRIIRKAEPV